The following are from one region of the Chloroflexota bacterium genome:
- a CDS encoding integron integrase, with product MRDALRARHYSIRTETSYVDWAKRFILFHHKRHPETMGAAEITAFLTHLAVEQNVAASTQTQALSAILFLYREVLQMDLDEPLNIVRAKKPERLPVVLAKDEVQAVLRRMSGDHQLMAKLLYGSGLRLMECVRLRVKDVDFAQHQIVVREGKGMKDRVTMLPDQLREPLRAQLARVKQLHQSDLEKGYGAVYLPFALERKYPNAHKEWAWQYVFPSDRLSPDPRAPGVIRRHHVDESGLQKAVKDAVRAVGLTKNATCHTFRHSFATHLLESGYDIRTVQELLGHADVKTTMIYTHVLNRGGLAVKSPLD from the coding sequence ATGCGCGATGCCCTCCGCGCTCGCCATTATTCAATCCGCACCGAAACCAGTTACGTGGATTGGGCCAAGCGATTCATCCTCTTCCATCATAAGCGCCACCCAGAGACGATGGGCGCCGCCGAGATCACCGCTTTCCTCACCCATCTCGCCGTTGAACAAAACGTCGCCGCCTCCACCCAAACCCAGGCCCTCAGCGCCATCCTTTTCCTCTATCGTGAAGTCCTGCAAATGGACTTGGACGAACCGCTCAACATCGTCCGCGCCAAAAAGCCCGAACGCCTCCCCGTCGTCCTTGCCAAAGATGAAGTCCAGGCCGTCCTCCGCCGGATGTCCGGCGATCATCAACTCATGGCCAAACTCCTTTACGGCAGTGGCCTGCGCCTCATGGAATGTGTCCGTCTGCGAGTCAAAGACGTGGACTTCGCCCAACACCAGATCGTCGTTCGCGAAGGCAAAGGCATGAAAGACCGGGTCACCATGTTGCCCGACCAACTGCGCGAGCCGCTCCGGGCACAACTGGCGCGGGTGAAACAATTGCATCAGAGCGACTTGGAAAAAGGCTACGGAGCTGTCTACCTGCCCTTTGCTCTGGAGCGCAAATACCCGAACGCGCATAAAGAGTGGGCCTGGCAATATGTCTTCCCCTCCGACCGCCTCTCGCCCGACCCGCGCGCCCCTGGCGTCATCCGCCGCCACCACGTTGACGAGAGCGGTTTGCAGAAAGCGGTGAAAGACGCCGTGCGCGCCGTCGGCCTCACCAAAAACGCTACTTGCCACACGTTTCGGCACTCGTTTGCGACACACTTATTAGAGTCGGGCTACGACATCAGAACCGTGCAGGAGCTTCTCGGCCACGCCGACGTCAAGACCACCATGATCTACACCCATGTCCTCAATCGCGGCGGCCTCGCCGTCAAAAGCCCGCTCGACTAG
- a CDS encoding universal stress protein has product MIKKLLLPTDGSEHAERTVQYATELAKMSGATIVALYAFNPPVSLRSRGAMMEEFRASLAEEAREIIAEVGERLKAEGLQVTALAVEGPAAEAILRATEDEKPDLIVMGSRGNGGLPGLPLGGVAERVVRMSPVPVLVVK; this is encoded by the coding sequence ATGATCAAAAAACTTTTGCTTCCCACAGACGGCTCAGAACATGCCGAGCGCACGGTTCAATATGCCACTGAACTTGCCAAAATGAGCGGGGCAACCATTGTGGCGCTCTATGCCTTCAACCCGCCGGTCTCGCTCCGGAGTCGCGGCGCGATGATGGAAGAATTTAGAGCCTCGCTTGCGGAAGAGGCCAGAGAAATCATTGCCGAGGTTGGCGAGCGCCTGAAAGCTGAAGGTCTGCAAGTGACGGCCCTGGCCGTTGAAGGCCCGGCGGCGGAGGCCATTTTGCGCGCCACCGAAGACGAGAAGCCGGACTTGATCGTGATGGGGTCGCGCGGCAATGGCGGCCTCCCCGGCCTGCCGCTGGGTGGGGTGGCCGAGCGGGTG